In the genome of Thermoanaerobaculia bacterium, the window GAGCTCGCCGACAGGAGCAGAACCGCCGCGGCCCAGAGTCCGATCGTCTTTTTCAAGTCCCACCTCCCGGAACGGAATTCTACGGCCGCGAGGTCCGTCCTCTGTCGTAGAATCCGGAAAGCGGATGCCGGAACAACCTTCCCTCTTCCCGGTCGACCTCGACGAGCGTATGCGTCTCCAGCAGATCTACGACGGTCTCGCGGAACGCTTCGGGCTCCACCCGGCGCGCGTCCGGATCTCGCGGCGCAAGCTCACCGGCGGCCATATCACCTACGGGCCCCCGCACTCGATCGTCATCTCCGCGCACCTCTCCGAGAAGGACAAGATCGCGACGCTCAAGCACGAAGCGGCGCACGCCTACTGCTTCCGGTCGCACGGACCGGACGAGGCGCACTCGCCGAAGTTCTGGAAGGTCGCGCGCGCGTTCGGCGCCCATCGCCGGCACGCGCCGGA includes:
- a CDS encoding SprT-like domain-containing protein yields the protein MPEQPSLFPVDLDERMRLQQIYDGLAERFGLHPARVRISRRKLTGGHITYGPPHSIVISAHLSEKDKIATLKHEAAHAYCFRSHGPDEAHSPKFWKVARAFGAHRRHAPETVALNEFRKKREIVYRCESCRAYFRRIRPFRRAMLCAACHRKGKSARLRRVRTRPSAEKPK